The DNA region CTTTTTGTTAAAAgtatatttaaactttaattactACATATGTAACATTTATTTGGAACAGAAGCGAAGCCAAAAAGTAAAAGTACCCAGCTCTTGTACTTTCCAGTAAATTCATCATTGCAAGCTAAGGTTAGATTTATTGTCTTCTGTATCACTTTAGAAGAACTAGGGAAGAAAGggaggaaaagagagagagaaaaacatAACCTATGACCATAGTTAACAAAACCCCACAAATTGAACAGACTTTAAAACAAGTAGGCACAAACCATGTAATTTGGCGACCAATTTGAGGTAGAGGAGAAAAGTGTAGATAATTAATTGATGAGTGTGTTGGGATTATAGTTGATGGGACGGAGACGAGACTGAGATAATCTCAATCATTTTTGTTTAACAGCTCTTCTAAAACGCTagtctcctttttcttttttcatttttcccttttttttttaatttgggaaaaggataaagtaaaataaattaaagttcTACTGGTTGTGGATGTTTGTGATTTCAAATATTGGGCATATTTTCCTCTAATTATGTTTGTGAGATGAGGGCAAAATGAAAAGGGAAGTTTTATTATCTGTATAGACGAGAAGCTTTTCCAAATAAAGAGGGATAAACTTTCAAATCCTCTTAGTTGGTAGAGAATTGTTAAACTTCCTTTTGCTTGCTCTCCTTTCTCCCCTttcaaaacacacacacacacacacacacacacacaaagaaAATGTATCTTCTACTTTTTGTTTAATGTCAAGGAAAGTGAGGAAActgggaaaagaaaaagaaaagtagacATAAGTTTAAAACTTCAAAACTTGAATTTGAAATGTAAAAGTTAATATTTGAAGTTTGAGCATGTTGAGGGATCGAAATAACATTTAACCAATtctaattaatcaaatttatgTCATTTCCTCTACATTTCCCTTTAACTGTTTTAGGTGTTAATTCAAGTTATTTTGCCGAGTCATTTCAAATGGTCAATTAGGATTAACAGATTAATACatataacaaatataaaaaCTGATGGATTAGATGGCTGTAAGGACAAGTTATTAACTGATGGAGAGTCCATTTTCGCACAAATTAtgaataaattaataaatgttTATGCAGAAAAATGGCTACTGCCATTGGTATATTCACATACACATGGACACGGTTATGTCACTCTTTACAACAAAAATAACAGCATTCTGAAGCTGAGTTCGCTACAGATTTTGAATTAGCATGGTGTAGATCTGCAAACATATTTGTGTTGTTGCTGCTGTTGCTGATTTTGACATTGTATATGGCATGATCTTGCTTTGTCTCTCAGCTCTTGGAATGCCCTCATTGTCTCCACATCAAAACCACCCGCAAACTTAACAAAAACAATAAACagaaatttaattattagtaCAAGAAAGCGTGTGAAAGATCAAATTTGCAAGTTAATGTTCTTTCTTTAGTACCTGATGTACTCGAAAGGCGAACCTAACGCCTTGAATTATAAGCTCTTCTTCTTCAGGACCACCACCAACCATTTCTAACTCGGCGGATACCCTCCTCATGTATTTCATGGCTAATTTTACTGATGCCAGCTTGATCTGCAATAATGCAAAAAAACAACACAACCACCTCATGTTATCACCAAGTCCTTCGTTGTGTTATTTCTCAATCAAAGCAGCAGAGCATGGTACAAAATTTGAGACCACACGGTTTGCAAGAAAAGGGTAGATATTAATGCAATATATTTGCCCCACATAACggtgaaaaaaagggaaagcaGTAATTGTGCAGGCAACTAGCAAGCAGAATGTCCGTGAACTTTGCCTGTTCTTAAATTATGTCATCTTGTAGGAATAAAGACCAACAGACTAGATAGTTTGTTTAGATGCCCATATCATTCTGCAGAAACCTCAATTATACGCCCAAAAACTGAACTccgaaagaaaataaaattagcGGATAACCATATttgggttttggggggggggggatttgtAAATGTAACTCAATTATATTTTGTACTAATTATATAAGCATTTTTAAATCTTGACAGATCTTGAAAAccatgaaaggaaaagtaaagaTACAAGTTTTTGCCAATTAGGAAACTTCTTGCTACTAGAGGCTCTTTGTTCACTGTTGACTACTAAGACCAACACAATAAAGAAGTATGAGGTTTAATGTGCCATTAAATTATGTAGATCTATCTTAGTGTGACATTATAAAAATCATAGGGATCTATAAAAGGTCAACACATTTAAGAATCTGATTCCTTTTTTTCTACTTACTACCACCAACATTGGCATAAAAAGGGATGCAGACAAGCAAATAGGTTTTGGAGACTGAGACTTCACATGTGCTCATGCAGGCATGGGCATAGTTAATAATGCAAAACTTCCTCATAAATTCTGTCATGTAGTAACCTCTAATCTTAGAATAATACAAAATAGATTTTATCCCATGCTATTTGCTTTGTCTATCCATTATTATCAGCAAAAACATCCATGGGACCACACCAGTAACACCAAGAACCATCTTCAATTacctgactttttttttttttttttttttttggttctattGCTTTTCCTCAAGTCATAACTCTAAGAATAAAGAAATAGAGAGATATCTGATATAAATTGGCTTTCTTAACGAAGAAAGAAATTATACCATGAGACATAAAATTTATTATGTTTTATagacttcaagaaaaaaaaagtcagtAATTGGTGGTTTACCCAGCTTTGCTTCAAGACTTTGAACAGAACTTGCTTCAGTGCATTATACGTCATTTCCTAGAGATTTTGGGAACTGTCACTAGTATCTTTTTTTAATAGTCAGTAAAAAAATTGGAGGCACCAAAAGGGGTGCTGCTACCAGAAAAGATGGAATGAATTGAGGTCCCCGTCAAACTTAACATATTGTGAAGACATTACTATGTGGAACATCAAACAGCTAATTAGTAGAAATCACAAAGGAGACGAGAATTATTTATTACCTGAGTAACAAAACCATTATCCAGCATCCACTCAATTGGAATTTGGAAGACTTTATATCTCTTTGTAGCTGATTCTCTAATTCTTGACAGATTGTAAATTCCATGCTCTAATCTGTTAAATTGACAACAATTGACATTAGAATAACTACCACATTATCTTTACAATGCAAGTTCAGATTAACTAATTTAGaacttaagtaataataatagaGCAGATAAGTACTTCTCAAATAAGGCCTGCATTTTTTTAAGAGCTGTGCCACAGGGTTGTCTGGGATTATCACGAAAGGACGATGCTTCAGATTCAAGTTTCTTTAGATCACAATATCCAAATGCAGCTTCTCTCAATGCATCAGCCTTTTGCTCAGGCCATTCGAAGTGTTTCAGAACAGCCCTTTCATCAACCTGAAAAAACGTCATCAGATTGATTAACCAAGCATATACAATTTCGCACGTTAGACAGTGAAAAGATCTTTAAATGATTAACTAAAGAAAAAGTTTACCAGGTAAGAGAGCTCGTCATCAAGCCATTTTACAAAAGGCACAACATCCTCAATGTCTCTGAATGCAGCATGTTCTACTTCTTTGATCAAAAACCTAATAAAATCTCCTTGTGTCTCAACATCTGTTTTAATCTGCAATTAAGGAAGCAAAAGGGAAAGAATCagaaattaaataaaacaaCTAACATTCAATGAGACTTTACAGTTGATCCCTCAAATGCTACATCTTTAAAGATTTTACATCCAATTTTGAAAGTTCCCAAGTTAAAACAAGTATCCCTTTATTTTCAACCATCATTAGGCAACCTTCTTAAAAtgccattttattttctataatattCCATGAACTCCAAAATTCCAGTCTAATTTTAGTGTCCAAGAGtcaaagaaataaattttgattAAGATCTTCAATTAttttactccatgttgttattgataaactaaaaagaaatttgCAGCACTTTTAAATCCAATCTTTTGTTCAAATACTAATATATCAGATCTGAGacaaaaaatttcacttaaacCCATGAAATCCAGAAAGATTGTGATAGCGATTGGTCAGTCTATTAAGCATTCAAATGACTAAATTGCCCAGAGTAAGCTAATGAAATTACACCTTTCCTGATTCATAATTGCACTTTTCCTTCGACCTACATTGATTCGAATCTAGACACTGTCTTATCTTGTAACATTACTtgcaaaattccaagaaaagtgCAATAAgggtaccaaaaaaaaaaaaagacatcacAAGAGTCAAGACTAGTCATTTTCACAGACAGTAATGCGAAAGGTAAATGGCAAAGCagtaatttaacaaaataatagtataatattttctccgtccatttttacctGTACTGATTTTTGTCATATATATTCAAAAGAATCCATAAATGACATTTTATTATATCACCCCCCTAATTATCTAAATCAATCAAATATGCTTTAAAATTTATACAAGCCCTAATAATTTATTGAAGTTTTTAaaccaataattaataataaaattaaaataggtATAGAATGATAAATTATCTCGtatagtaatatttttaatttgggCAAATAATATTAACATCTAATTTTAATATTAATGTAAAAATAGACGGAGAGAGTAACAATGATGGTAAAACTTACCGCTAGTAAATGCGCTGACCGGTTCTCAATTTCTCCGATCATATCCTTCGCCGTGGCTGGACCATCGGCACCGGAACTAACTCCGGCACCGGAGTCTCTCCGGCAATCTCTCCTCATTAATGAGTGATAAAACTCAACTACTTCAGGTATTCGCCTGACCTTTGCTGGTAACGGCTTTAAACCTGGTAGtggcggtggtggtggtggtggtggtgctgTACCTGTTTTAGACACCGCTGTAGACGGCAGTGGCGGtggcggtggtggtggtggaggaggAACTGCTGCTACTTTAGGTagaggtggtggtggtggaggtggtGGAATGTTGGAAATTTCAGCTAAAGCACGTTCAGCTGAATCTGATAATGAACTATAAGAAGGTGAAGATGACGATGAAGATACGGAGGAAGACGACGATGATGATGGTTTTGGTGGTGGTTTAGGAACACGTGGAACTCGTGATCTTAAACCAATAATCCCAACAGATATCTCAGCTAACTCATCTGAATTATTACGAGAATGTTGTCTAGGCCTTTCACATATTTCCATTGCACTAACAATTTCCTCTTGTTTTGAAGTAGTCACAGTAATACTAGGTTGAGTAACGCATTTTCTTAAATACTTGGTCATGTTGGCTTTGTTGTGTGC from Lycium ferocissimum isolate CSIRO_LF1 chromosome 2, AGI_CSIRO_Lferr_CH_V1, whole genome shotgun sequence includes:
- the LOC132044453 gene encoding protein CHUP1, chloroplastic — translated: MVAGKVKGVMGLQKSPANPKPSKQDSSPKPPSPPPSNTKQQTPKTTTFSRSFGVYFPRSSAQVQPRPPDVAELLRIVEELRERESRLKTELLEKKLLKESVAILPLLESEINLKDSEIDRKSRMIECLEVENERLREEVEILHIELSKQNGRYDERIKAMEAEISELKKANEELSVTNGAHNKANMTKYLRKCVTQPSITVTTSKQEEIVSAMEICERPRQHSRNNSDELAEISVGIIGLRSRVPRVPKPPPKPSSSSSSSVSSSSSSPSYSSLSDSAERALAEISNIPPPPPPPPLPKVAAVPPPPPPPPPPLPSTAVSKTGTAPPPPPPPPLPGLKPLPAKVRRIPEVVEFYHSLMRRDCRRDSGAGVSSGADGPATAKDMIGEIENRSAHLLAIKTDVETQGDFIRFLIKEVEHAAFRDIEDVVPFVKWLDDELSYLVDERAVLKHFEWPEQKADALREAAFGYCDLKKLESEASSFRDNPRQPCGTALKKMQALFEKLEHGIYNLSRIRESATKRYKVFQIPIEWMLDNGFVTQIKLASVKLAMKYMRRVSAELEMVGGGPEEEELIIQGVRFAFRVHQFAGGFDVETMRAFQELRDKARSCHIQCQNQQQQQQHKYVCRSTPC